The proteins below come from a single Iocasia fonsfrigidae genomic window:
- a CDS encoding 3-oxoacid CoA-transferase subunit B: MKAREKIARRVAREFEDGDLVNLGIGLPTMVADYIEDDVEIILHSENGFVGLGPAPVEGEEDKDITNAGGQPVTIKKGGAFFDSVSSFMIIRGGHLDATVLGALQVDQEGNLANWMIPGKMVPGMGGAMDLTVGARRVIVATQHVTKKGQAKILKKCNLPLTARKEVDLIVTELAVMEFTEKGLVLKEIAKGVDVEEVIKKTEAELIISEDLKEF; this comes from the coding sequence TTGAAGGCAAGAGAGAAGATAGCTAGACGTGTGGCCCGGGAATTTGAAGATGGGGATTTAGTAAATCTCGGTATTGGCCTGCCTACGATGGTTGCTGATTACATTGAGGATGATGTTGAGATAATACTACATTCAGAGAATGGTTTTGTCGGTCTTGGACCAGCTCCTGTAGAGGGTGAGGAAGATAAAGATATTACTAATGCAGGTGGGCAGCCGGTTACAATAAAAAAGGGTGGGGCATTTTTTGATAGTGTTAGCTCTTTTATGATTATTCGTGGAGGTCACCTTGATGCTACAGTACTTGGTGCTTTGCAGGTAGACCAGGAGGGAAATCTGGCCAACTGGATGATTCCCGGCAAGATGGTTCCAGGAATGGGTGGTGCTATGGATTTGACGGTAGGTGCCCGCCGGGTAATTGTAGCTACCCAGCATGTAACCAAAAAAGGCCAGGCCAAGATTTTGAAGAAATGTAACCTCCCTTTAACTGCCAGAAAAGAGGTTGATCTAATTGTAACGGAACTGGCTGTTATGGAATTTACTGAAAAGGGATTAGTACTTAAGGAAATAGCTAAAGGGGTAGATGTTGAAGAGGTAATAAAGAAAACAGAAGCTGAGTTAATTATAAGTGAGGACCTAAAAGAGTTTTAA
- the kamB gene encoding lysine 5,6-aminomutase reactivase subunit KamB, with protein sequence MDKRFIELIRDRGINCLAIIGMAKNSGKTVAFNTLVKEGTHAGLKLALISFGRDGEEIDSLTLKKKPRIKVSAGNVFATADRVYQASNLKAGVFSATDILTPFGEVKVYKAEESGIVELIGINSISQLQKIKEYLPEDIDLILLDGALDRRSSAVPLLAEGIILSTGAVIANTVEGVIEKTLDQVRKLTTPEIKGAKLRKLIKGVYHKDKNAMIDSRGDLVEIESRISFSLKGLKKRLELCGNDGLKTLILKGALVNSFVKDLIYDLKIKNCKIVVKDGTRVFLDRGIFNLLDKYNIELAVLDKINILGITVNPLSPYGVHLDSRQLVDEIREKLPGIPVYDLMSEEYLSLK encoded by the coding sequence ATGGATAAGAGATTTATAGAGTTGATCAGGGACAGAGGGATTAACTGTCTGGCTATTATCGGAATGGCCAAAAACTCTGGAAAAACAGTTGCTTTTAATACACTGGTCAAAGAAGGGACCCATGCTGGTTTGAAGCTGGCCCTCATCTCTTTTGGACGTGATGGAGAAGAGATAGACTCCCTGACTTTAAAGAAAAAACCGAGGATAAAGGTATCAGCAGGGAATGTTTTTGCAACGGCTGATCGGGTATATCAGGCCAGTAATCTCAAGGCAGGGGTTTTTTCAGCTACTGATATTTTGACCCCTTTTGGTGAGGTTAAGGTCTATAAAGCTGAAGAATCTGGTATTGTCGAATTAATCGGGATAAACTCTATCAGCCAGCTCCAGAAGATTAAGGAATATCTCCCTGAAGATATTGACCTGATTTTGTTGGATGGTGCACTTGATCGGCGCAGTTCTGCTGTTCCCCTGCTGGCCGAAGGTATTATTCTCTCAACAGGGGCAGTAATTGCTAATACCGTAGAGGGTGTGATAGAAAAAACCCTTGATCAGGTTAGAAAACTGACTACCCCTGAGATAAAAGGCGCGAAGCTTAGAAAGCTGATTAAAGGTGTCTATCATAAGGATAAAAATGCAATGATAGATAGCAGGGGAGACTTAGTAGAGATAGAGTCCAGAATCTCTTTTTCACTAAAGGGATTAAAGAAGAGATTAGAATTGTGTGGTAATGATGGCCTTAAAACTTTGATTTTAAAGGGTGCTCTGGTAAATAGCTTTGTGAAGGATTTAATATATGACCTGAAGATAAAGAATTGTAAGATAGTAGTTAAAGATGGTACCAGGGTATTTTTAGATAGAGGAATTTTTAATCTCCTGGATAAATATAATATTGAGCTTGCTGTCCTGGATAAGATAAATATACTGGGTATTACCGTAAATCCACTTAGCCCCTATGGGGTTCATCTTGATTCCAGGCAGCTTGTAGATGAAATAAGAGAAAAACTGCCCGGTATACCAGTATATGATTTAATGAGTGAGGAATATTTATCCCTGAAATAA
- a CDS encoding diguanylate cyclase domain-containing protein, which yields MEIKQQELLSIYEQSFHYIPLAMVVLDAQGEVVLSNEGFEEMFGYSELDSIGQDLSELIVPPDLHHENETLLELAAGKKEFKESTIRSRKDGTEIAVLVRGYPFKVSAKKSYMLNIYQSLSQLTEVKAEESQRFFHDRLTGLYNRNFLEEEIKRLDHKRYLPFSIVIGDVNGLKLTNDVFGHKTGDNLLREIARIIQQSSRQGDLIGRWGGDEFIIILPGTSYKEAEKLLERINKKEVRLEGVLFKPAICFGIATKLSEEERFERVLKKADENMYEKKLINRPKFEELILKELLNKLHADLIQFRKYLSLVIRTADKFGQVLGFNDSKLRKIRKLAKYYDIGRVNPETVGDNYKISEAGYNIAKNLNELAPIAEEILTIRENWDGSGGPYGLKGEEIPYQARMLAVVDYYYRHSLHNNRQVIKELKSLSGNKFDPQLVRVFLEQVLAEK from the coding sequence ATGGAAATCAAGCAGCAGGAATTACTATCGATCTATGAGCAGTCCTTCCATTATATTCCACTGGCAATGGTTGTACTGGATGCGCAGGGAGAAGTAGTTTTATCAAATGAGGGTTTCGAGGAGATGTTTGGTTATTCAGAACTAGATTCAATAGGTCAAGACCTATCTGAATTGATAGTACCTCCAGACCTTCATCATGAAAATGAGACCTTATTGGAATTAGCTGCGGGTAAAAAGGAATTTAAAGAGTCCACCATTAGATCCAGAAAAGATGGTACTGAGATTGCAGTTTTGGTACGGGGATATCCCTTTAAAGTCTCTGCCAAAAAATCATATATGTTGAATATTTATCAGAGTCTATCTCAACTAACAGAGGTTAAAGCCGAGGAAAGCCAGAGGTTTTTCCATGATAGATTAACCGGCTTATATAATAGAAATTTTCTGGAAGAGGAAATTAAACGCCTTGACCATAAGCGTTACCTGCCTTTTTCTATTGTTATCGGTGATGTTAACGGCTTAAAACTCACCAATGATGTTTTTGGTCATAAGACAGGAGATAATCTATTAAGAGAAATTGCTCGTATTATTCAGCAAAGCAGCCGTCAGGGTGATCTGATCGGCCGCTGGGGTGGTGATGAATTTATAATCATCTTACCAGGAACATCTTATAAAGAGGCAGAGAAACTGCTTGAACGGATAAACAAGAAAGAAGTAAGGCTGGAGGGTGTTCTCTTTAAACCGGCAATCTGTTTTGGTATCGCTACTAAGCTTAGTGAAGAGGAGAGGTTTGAGCGAGTTTTGAAAAAAGCAGATGAGAATATGTATGAAAAAAAATTGATAAACCGGCCCAAATTTGAAGAACTGATCTTAAAGGAATTGTTAAATAAGTTGCATGCTGATTTAATACAGTTCCGTAAATACCTATCTCTGGTAATCAGGACTGCTGATAAATTTGGACAGGTTCTGGGGTTTAATGATAGTAAACTTAGAAAAATACGAAAACTGGCCAAATATTATGATATAGGCCGGGTTAACCCCGAAACAGTAGGAGATAACTATAAAATATCTGAGGCAGGTTATAATATTGCTAAAAACCTTAATGAATTAGCCCCTATTGCTGAGGAGATCTTAACTATTAGAGAAAATTGGGACGGCAGTGGTGGCCCTTATGGTCTAAAAGGTGAAGAGATACCATACCAGGCCAGGATGCTGGCTGTTGTAGATTATTACTACCGGCATAGTTTGCATAATAATAGACAAGTAATTAAAGAGCTTAAATCACTATCTGGTAACAAATTTGACCCTCAACTGGTTAGAGTCTTTCTTGAACAGGTTTTAGCTGAGAAATAG
- a CDS encoding P1 family peptidase has product MQSISLSEIEGFEIGMAQDDKGGSGCTVIICPTGATGGVDVRGGSPGTRETDLLDPVNLVEKIHAVVLSGGSAFGLDAAAGVMEYLEEKNCGFDVGIGRVPIVSGAVLFDLGVGDFKKRPDREMGYQACQHIYREKIPNGNFGAGLGATVGKYLGMERAMKGGQGTYACQVGRLKIGAVAAVNCFGDVINPENRSVIAGALKENGQEVINSEKALIACLLQGDTAFSGNTTIAAVLTNAKISKSQANKIASIAHDGYARTMRPSHSLVDGDTIFTMAAGEVEVNINLLGMLAAVVIEKAVLNAVKNAESLFGLKSYADIG; this is encoded by the coding sequence ATGCAGTCAATATCATTAAGTGAAATAGAGGGTTTTGAAATTGGGATGGCCCAGGATGATAAAGGGGGCAGCGGGTGTACAGTAATTATCTGTCCAACAGGAGCTACTGGTGGTGTTGATGTCAGGGGTGGTTCCCCAGGGACCAGGGAGACAGACCTGTTAGACCCTGTTAATTTAGTAGAAAAAATCCATGCCGTAGTTTTAAGTGGTGGTAGTGCCTTTGGGCTTGATGCAGCAGCAGGGGTAATGGAGTATCTGGAAGAAAAAAACTGTGGTTTTGATGTAGGGATAGGCAGGGTGCCAATTGTATCAGGAGCTGTTTTATTTGACCTGGGGGTAGGTGATTTTAAAAAACGGCCTGATAGGGAAATGGGATATCAGGCCTGTCAGCATATTTACAGAGAGAAAATACCGAATGGAAACTTTGGTGCTGGTCTAGGTGCCACGGTTGGCAAATACCTGGGTATGGAAAGGGCTATGAAAGGTGGCCAGGGTACATATGCCTGCCAGGTTGGCAGACTCAAGATTGGGGCAGTAGCAGCGGTTAATTGCTTTGGAGATGTTATTAACCCTGAGAACAGAAGTGTAATTGCAGGGGCTTTAAAGGAAAATGGTCAAGAAGTGATAAACTCTGAAAAAGCATTAATAGCCTGTCTACTGCAGGGTGATACTGCCTTCAGTGGTAATACAACAATTGCTGCAGTCTTAACAAATGCTAAAATCAGTAAATCCCAGGCAAATAAGATTGCCAGTATAGCCCATGATGGTTATGCCCGGACTATGAGACCTTCTCATTCTTTAGTAGATGGTGATACAATTTTTACTATGGCAGCAGGGGAAGTGGAGGTAAATATAAATCTTTTAGGGATGCTGGCAGCTGTAGTAATAGAAAAAGCAGTTCTGAATGCAGTGAAAAATGCTGAAAGTCTCTTTGGCCTTAAATCATATGCTGACATAGGATAG
- a CDS encoding acetyl-CoA C-acetyltransferase: MREVVIVSAVRTAIGSFGGSLKDIEVTELGALVIQESLKRAGLDPEMVDEVIMGNVLQGGLGQNPARQAAVKAGLSYQIPSVTINKVCGSGLKSINLAAQAILLGDADVIVAGGMENMSRAGYLVENMRWGNKMGNSKLVDLMIKDGLWEAFEDYHMGITAENIAEQWKLSREEQDKFAALSQQKAEKAVEEGRFKEEIVAVEVPQRKKEPLIFDTDEYPRTGTTVEKLAQLRPAFKKDGTVTAGNASGINDGAAAVLLMSAEKAAALGITTLARIKAYASAGVDPKIMGTGPIPATRKALEKAGLSIDDIELIEANEAFAAQSLAVLQELKLNPEIVNVNGGAIALGHPIGASGARILVTLLHEMKKRGVSSGLATLCIGGGQGCSTIVERG; this comes from the coding sequence ATGCGAGAAGTTGTAATTGTGAGTGCGGTGAGGACTGCGATAGGTTCATTTGGTGGTAGTTTAAAGGATATTGAGGTTACTGAACTGGGAGCTCTTGTTATTCAAGAATCCCTTAAAAGGGCTGGTCTTGACCCAGAGATGGTTGATGAGGTAATAATGGGTAATGTTCTCCAGGGTGGGCTCGGTCAGAATCCTGCCCGGCAGGCTGCTGTGAAGGCAGGGCTTTCCTATCAGATACCCAGTGTAACTATCAATAAGGTCTGCGGCTCTGGTCTGAAATCTATCAATCTGGCTGCCCAGGCAATATTACTTGGTGATGCAGATGTAATTGTCGCAGGTGGTATGGAAAATATGAGTAGGGCAGGTTATCTGGTGGAGAACATGCGCTGGGGTAACAAAATGGGTAACAGTAAGCTGGTGGATTTAATGATTAAGGACGGTCTCTGGGAGGCCTTTGAAGACTATCATATGGGAATAACAGCTGAAAATATTGCTGAACAGTGGAAACTGTCCCGTGAGGAACAGGATAAATTTGCTGCCTTAAGTCAGCAGAAAGCAGAGAAGGCTGTCGAGGAAGGTAGATTTAAAGAAGAAATTGTTGCTGTTGAGGTACCACAGAGGAAGAAGGAACCCCTTATTTTTGATACAGATGAGTATCCTCGAACCGGTACTACTGTAGAAAAACTGGCGCAACTAAGACCAGCCTTTAAAAAAGACGGTACTGTTACGGCCGGAAATGCCTCCGGGATCAATGATGGTGCTGCAGCTGTTTTATTAATGTCAGCTGAAAAGGCTGCTGCTCTGGGGATAACCACACTGGCCAGGATTAAGGCCTATGCCTCTGCAGGTGTTGACCCTAAAATTATGGGAACAGGACCGATTCCAGCTACCAGAAAGGCCCTGGAGAAAGCCGGTTTAAGCATAGATGATATTGAACTTATTGAAGCAAATGAGGCCTTTGCAGCCCAGTCCCTGGCAGTTTTACAGGAGTTGAAATTAAACCCTGAGATAGTTAATGTAAATGGTGGTGCTATTGCCCTTGGTCATCCAATTGGTGCCAGTGGTGCCCGGATACTTGTTACCTTACTACATGAAATGAAGAAAAGAGGAGTTAGTTCTGGTTTAGCAACTTTATGTATAGGTGGGGGTCAGGGTTGTTCTACAATAGTTGAAAGAGGGTGA
- a CDS encoding M20 family metallopeptidase — protein MSKTVEEIINLERVKGLLGDLVRIHSPFFHEDEIMEYVFNWFKSKNLPVDTHKFYEKKITDFKGTNLVGKLEGEDEGPQVVLNGHLDTVNICDGWTREPLAAEIEGNRMYGLGTLDMKGGDTAIMLAVEAFSRTVEHFNGEILYTLVCDEEGPYGLGTDALVMDGYYDNADVSIVPEPSAAFAGIDFPCLCLGARGGWKYTVNFKGKSAHGANPEKGINAITEASKVIVELEKSKLKEHPKLGTGSICIIDVEGGGAPLSVPDTASFSVFRHVTLGEDRNYLRQEVEKAIERADIKGKASISFRDAPHPDCAGFQPYVVSESNPYTRAIKESIQAATSQEANIAYFSSVGDFNYLGSRTKIPTYVMGPSGENYHSADEYVELDSVVKTANIIYNFLVNVLV, from the coding sequence ATGAGTAAAACTGTAGAGGAAATTATCAATCTGGAGAGGGTTAAGGGTTTACTGGGTGATTTGGTGAGGATTCATAGTCCATTTTTTCATGAGGATGAAATAATGGAATATGTGTTTAACTGGTTCAAATCTAAAAATCTACCTGTTGATACACATAAATTTTATGAAAAGAAGATTACAGATTTTAAAGGAACCAACCTTGTCGGGAAATTGGAAGGTGAAGATGAAGGACCACAGGTAGTCTTAAATGGACACCTTGATACAGTAAATATATGTGATGGTTGGACAAGAGAACCCCTGGCTGCTGAAATTGAAGGAAACCGCATGTATGGTCTGGGTACCCTTGATATGAAGGGTGGGGATACTGCTATTATGCTGGCTGTCGAGGCTTTTTCCAGGACTGTAGAACATTTTAATGGTGAGATACTCTATACCCTGGTCTGTGATGAAGAAGGGCCATATGGTTTAGGAACAGATGCCCTGGTAATGGATGGGTATTATGATAATGCTGATGTATCAATTGTTCCAGAGCCCAGTGCGGCTTTTGCTGGTATAGATTTCCCTTGTTTATGTCTGGGGGCCAGGGGTGGCTGGAAATATACCGTTAATTTTAAAGGTAAATCTGCCCATGGGGCAAATCCTGAAAAGGGTATTAATGCGATTACAGAGGCCTCAAAAGTTATTGTAGAACTGGAGAAGTCCAAGCTTAAAGAACACCCAAAACTGGGAACAGGTTCGATCTGTATTATTGATGTTGAGGGTGGAGGAGCTCCACTTTCTGTTCCTGATACAGCTTCATTCTCTGTATTTAGACATGTTACCCTGGGAGAAGACAGAAACTATCTCAGACAGGAGGTTGAAAAAGCCATTGAGCGGGCTGATATAAAAGGTAAGGCAAGTATTTCTTTCCGGGATGCCCCTCATCCAGATTGTGCTGGTTTCCAACCCTATGTAGTCTCAGAAAGTAATCCCTATACCAGGGCCATTAAGGAGAGTATACAGGCTGCCACCTCTCAAGAGGCCAATATTGCTTATTTCTCTAGTGTTGGTGATTTTAATTACCTGGGTTCCAGAACAAAAATACCTACTTATGTGATGGGTCCATCAGGTGAAAATTATCATAGTGCAGATGAATATGTTGAGCTTGATTCTGTTGTTAAAACAGCCAATATAATTTATAATTTCCTGGTAAATGTATTGGTTTAA
- a CDS encoding CoA transferase subunit A, whose amino-acid sequence MGKVINPEEVKDYLADEQTIMVGGFMECGAPLKLIDILLAEGIKDLTLIANDTGFTDGKFGSLIVEKRARKVIASHIGLNKETGLQMNKGELEVELVPQGTLAERIRSYGAGLGGFYTPTGVGTVVEKGKNKKEINGKEYLLELPLGADIALIKAWQVDQAGNIIYSKSARNFNQVMAAAADIVIVEAEEIVPTGELDPNQIMTPGIFVDYIVDFS is encoded by the coding sequence ATGGGCAAGGTAATTAATCCAGAAGAGGTTAAGGATTATCTGGCAGATGAACAGACGATAATGGTAGGTGGGTTTATGGAATGTGGTGCCCCCCTTAAGTTGATTGATATTTTATTAGCTGAAGGGATTAAGGATCTAACCCTGATAGCCAATGATACAGGTTTTACAGATGGAAAATTTGGTAGTCTAATTGTAGAAAAAAGAGCCAGAAAGGTAATTGCCTCACATATTGGTTTAAATAAAGAAACAGGTTTGCAGATGAATAAGGGGGAATTAGAGGTAGAGCTTGTACCTCAAGGTACCCTGGCCGAGAGGATACGTAGCTATGGAGCAGGTCTTGGCGGCTTTTATACCCCGACAGGTGTGGGAACTGTGGTAGAAAAGGGTAAAAACAAGAAAGAAATTAATGGGAAAGAATATTTACTAGAACTGCCCCTGGGGGCTGATATTGCACTAATAAAGGCCTGGCAGGTAGACCAGGCGGGTAATATTATATATAGTAAATCAGCCAGGAATTTTAATCAGGTCATGGCTGCGGCAGCTGATATAGTGATAGTAGAAGCAGAAGAGATAGTACCAACAGGTGAACTTGATCCAAATCAAATTATGACCCCTGGCATCTTTGTTGATTATATAGTTGATTTTTCTTAA
- the nhaC gene encoding Na+/H+ antiporter NhaC: MTEEKINQTDAKLPSFGGVLFVLLFLAVGMAISVLWLSIPVHVTLILTIVVAALVAMQYGYTWQEIQDAMLYGANLAMLPMLILMIIGVVIGTWVASGTIQTIIYYGLLILSPSYFLVAASIVVALASMSTGSSYTSGGTVGVAMMGIGAGLGVPAAMTAGAVISGAILGDKMSPLSDSTNLASAVGEADLFDHIKSMMYTTIPAFVIALIAYWLLGLFYVQGTADASQVELITSTLRESFVINPIMLIPPILVIVMAVKKVASLPTMIAASLVAALLALIFQGSTITEITNVMNYGYTGSTGVAEVDQILTRGGLQSMMWTVSLGFVGVGLGGILEKTKMLEVFLSKFSSLVANTGGLIATTVVSAIGLNLATASQYMAIIITGRMVIPEFKKKKLLPRVLSRTLEDAGTVFSPLVPWGLCGVFFTGALGVPTTQYFPFVFLALFVPIIAVIYGFSGYAIWYEGDFDDPTAYSAQENIKS, encoded by the coding sequence TTGACTGAGGAAAAGATTAATCAGACAGATGCAAAACTGCCGAGTTTTGGCGGTGTATTGTTTGTTCTATTGTTTTTAGCTGTTGGAATGGCTATTTCAGTATTATGGTTAAGTATTCCTGTTCATGTAACACTGATTCTGACTATTGTTGTGGCTGCTTTAGTGGCTATGCAATACGGCTATACCTGGCAGGAGATTCAGGATGCAATGTTATACGGTGCTAATCTGGCCATGCTACCGATGTTAATCTTAATGATTATTGGTGTGGTTATTGGTACATGGGTTGCTTCTGGTACTATCCAGACTATTATTTATTATGGTTTATTAATCTTATCTCCATCATATTTCCTGGTGGCTGCTTCGATAGTAGTTGCTCTGGCTTCGATGTCTACTGGAAGTTCATATACTTCTGGTGGTACTGTAGGTGTTGCTATGATGGGAATTGGTGCTGGTCTAGGAGTACCTGCGGCCATGACGGCTGGTGCAGTAATTAGTGGTGCTATCTTGGGGGATAAAATGTCTCCACTTTCTGACTCCACAAACCTTGCTTCTGCTGTTGGTGAGGCAGATCTTTTTGACCACATTAAGAGTATGATGTATACAACAATACCTGCTTTTGTAATTGCTCTGATAGCATACTGGCTGCTTGGTTTATTTTATGTCCAGGGTACTGCCGATGCATCACAGGTAGAGTTAATTACTTCTACTTTAAGGGAGAGTTTTGTAATCAACCCAATCATGTTAATACCTCCTATTTTGGTAATAGTTATGGCCGTAAAGAAGGTTGCATCTCTGCCTACGATGATAGCTGCTTCACTGGTTGCTGCCTTACTGGCGTTAATCTTCCAGGGTTCAACTATTACTGAGATTACTAATGTAATGAATTATGGTTATACTGGTAGTACTGGTGTAGCAGAGGTTGATCAGATACTAACCCGTGGTGGTCTGCAGAGTATGATGTGGACAGTTTCCCTAGGGTTTGTTGGTGTTGGTCTGGGTGGAATATTGGAGAAGACCAAGATGTTAGAGGTCTTTTTGAGTAAATTTAGCAGCTTAGTAGCTAATACCGGTGGCTTAATTGCAACTACAGTAGTTTCAGCAATAGGCCTTAATCTGGCTACTGCTAGTCAGTATATGGCTATCATTATAACAGGTAGGATGGTAATACCTGAATTTAAAAAGAAGAAATTATTACCCAGGGTTTTATCAAGGACACTTGAAGATGCAGGAACTGTCTTTTCACCACTGGTTCCATGGGGATTGTGTGGGGTATTCTTTACTGGTGCCCTGGGTGTACCGACTACCCAGTATTTCCCATTTGTCTTTCTGGCTCTCTTTGTGCCGATTATAGCAGTAATCTACGGATTTAGTGGCTATGCCATCTGGTATGAGGGTGATTTTGATGACCCAACAGCCTATAGTGCCCAGGAAAATATTAAGTCCTAA
- a CDS encoding sigma-54-dependent Fis family transcriptional regulator → MRVFDIMSRKPITLFRQDTINRAAQVFHNNKIDGAPVVDNQGKLLGIFTKSHLMEVIIDNLDRGTLVEELMTWDLIKINEDEPIEKALETNVGRLPVVNSDNELVGILTRTDLVRGFYLQSQEVVGELTTILDSSHNGIIAVNQDGLIITFNAAAEKIMGCKSTEVLGKPLIDILPNTGLIGVLEDEREESGKKLNIGDVTVLTNRSLIYKNGELKGAMAIFQDISDLEKISEELNIVKNLNKELDAIIESVSDGLYITNGKGDTIRINSSYEKITGIKSEDVLGRNMRELVAEGIFSESVTFQVLEKCESVTVMHELKSGQRILSTGNPVFNEEGKIVRVVTTARDVKELNHLKEELEKTKQLSKKYYSELEKLRLQQLELDDVVVKSDKMEKIIDLALQIGGVDSTVLITGESGVGKEIIARTIHKSSKRSKNSFMKVNCGAIPDNLLEAELFGYEKGAFTGAKSDGKPGIFELADKGTILLDEVGELPLNLQVKLLRVLQEEEIMRVGGTESIKIDVRVLAATNRDLDIMLQEGTFREDLYYRLNVVPIHIPPLRERKADIAPLSYNFLNQFNKKYNINKKIALETIEYLEYYKWPGNVRELKNLIERFVVMYSQDIIEPRILPKKIKEMENKETDIKVTDIIPLKKAVSKVEKDILKMAFEKCSSTYEVARVLEVSQPTVVRKRKKYMI, encoded by the coding sequence ATGAGGGTATTTGATATAATGAGCAGGAAACCCATTACTTTATTCAGGCAGGATACAATTAACAGGGCGGCCCAGGTATTTCATAATAATAAAATCGATGGGGCACCTGTTGTGGATAATCAGGGAAAACTACTGGGTATATTTACTAAAAGCCATTTGATGGAGGTAATAATTGATAATTTAGATAGAGGTACTTTAGTAGAAGAACTAATGACCTGGGACCTGATTAAGATAAATGAAGATGAGCCTATTGAAAAGGCACTGGAGACTAATGTCGGTAGACTGCCGGTGGTTAATAGTGATAATGAACTAGTCGGGATATTAACTAGAACAGACCTGGTCAGGGGATTTTATCTACAGTCACAGGAGGTTGTAGGGGAGCTAACTACTATCCTTGATTCATCCCATAATGGCATTATTGCTGTTAATCAAGATGGTTTAATTATTACCTTTAATGCAGCTGCTGAAAAAATCATGGGGTGTAAATCAACAGAAGTATTGGGTAAACCACTGATAGATATCCTCCCTAATACAGGTTTGATAGGTGTTCTGGAAGATGAAAGAGAGGAGTCAGGTAAAAAGCTAAATATCGGTGATGTTACTGTTTTAACTAACCGGAGTTTAATCTATAAAAATGGCGAATTAAAAGGGGCTATGGCCATTTTTCAGGATATTTCTGATCTGGAAAAAATTTCAGAGGAATTAAACATAGTCAAGAATTTAAATAAGGAATTAGATGCTATAATTGAATCGGTCTCTGATGGTTTATATATTACTAATGGTAAGGGAGACACCATCAGAATTAATAGTAGTTATGAAAAAATAACAGGAATAAAGAGTGAAGATGTTTTAGGGAGAAATATGAGGGAACTGGTCGCTGAAGGAATATTTTCTGAATCAGTTACCTTTCAGGTTTTAGAGAAATGTGAGTCAGTGACAGTAATGCATGAACTTAAGAGTGGACAGAGGATTTTAAGTACAGGTAATCCTGTGTTTAATGAAGAAGGTAAGATAGTTAGGGTAGTAACTACAGCCCGTGATGTAAAGGAATTGAATCACCTAAAAGAGGAATTAGAAAAAACAAAACAGTTAAGCAAAAAATACTACTCTGAACTGGAAAAACTGCGTCTACAGCAGCTGGAACTGGATGATGTCGTAGTTAAAAGTGATAAAATGGAGAAGATTATTGACCTGGCCTTACAGATTGGGGGGGTAGACTCTACAGTTTTAATTACTGGTGAATCTGGTGTGGGTAAAGAAATTATAGCCAGAACAATTCATAAGTCCAGTAAGCGCAGTAAGAATTCTTTTATGAAGGTAAATTGTGGAGCGATCCCAGATAATTTATTGGAGGCTGAGCTTTTCGGTTATGAAAAAGGTGCTTTTACTGGTGCCAAGTCTGATGGGAAACCAGGGATTTTTGAACTGGCTGATAAAGGGACAATACTCTTAGATGAGGTTGGGGAATTACCGCTGAATTTACAGGTGAAATTATTACGTGTTTTACAGGAAGAAGAGATAATGCGGGTAGGGGGAACAGAGAGTATTAAGATTGATGTCCGTGTTCTGGCTGCTACTAACCGGGATTTGGATATAATGCTGCAGGAAGGGACTTTCAGGGAGGATTTATATTATAGGCTTAATGTGGTGCCGATTCATATCCCTCCTCTAAGGGAAAGGAAAGCAGATATTGCCCCTTTAAGTTATAATTTCTTAAATCAGTTTAACAAGAAATATAATATAAATAAGAAGATAGCCCTGGAGACTATTGAATACCTGGAATATTATAAGTGGCCTGGTAATGTCCGCGAATTGAAAAACCTGATTGAAAGGTTTGTGGTTATGTATAGTCAGGATATAATTGAGCCCAGGATTCTGCCCAAGAAGATAAAAGAGATGGAGAATAAAGAGACAGATATTAAGGTTACTGATATTATTCCCCTTAAAAAAGCAGTATCAAAGGTTGAGAAAGACATCTTAAAGATGGCTTTTGAGAAATGCAGTAGTACTTATGAAGTGGCCAGAGTTTTAGAAGTGAGCCAGCCTACAGTTGTGCGCAAAAGGAAGAAGTATATGATTTAA